In a genomic window of uncultured Flavobacterium sp.:
- a CDS encoding ABC transporter ATP-binding protein yields MKELSYLNKYFIKYKYSFSLGILITIIAQIFSLFTPKLISKSLNAIEKFDKLPKADQTSQAIIDTYREGLIHNVLLIIATTIVAGFLTFLMRQTLIVMSRHIEFDLKNEVFKQYENLSQNFYKQNRTGDLMNRISEDVSKVRMYVGPAVMYTINTFIRFAIVIIYMYNVSPLLTLYTILPLPILSYCIFKLSSEINKRSTTFQQYLSKVSSFSQEIFSGIRVIKAYSLENQHQNNMVALADESKKKSLDLAKVQSLFGPLMIALIGISNLVVIYFGGVMYINGTIANIGTIAEFILYVNMLTWPVASLGWVSSMVQEAEASQKRLNEFLKIEPEITNNNENHSDIQGSIAFENVSYTYEDTNIEALKNVTFTVKKGETLAILGKTGSGKSTILSLISRLYDVTEGRIIIDQNEISTLNLNDLRNNIGIVPQDAFLFSDTIKNNIKFGNQNATNEEVEEAAKSAVVHDNIIAFNKQYDTILGERGITLSGGQKQRVSIARAIIKNPAILLFDDCLSAVDTETEETILSNLFGICKDKTTIIVSHRVSSAKNADKIIILEDGRIIQQGSHNQLINQEGYYSSLYLKQLSEKELL; encoded by the coding sequence ATGAAAGAATTAAGCTATTTAAACAAATATTTCATTAAATATAAATATAGTTTCTCTTTAGGAATTTTAATCACCATAATCGCACAAATATTCTCTTTATTTACTCCAAAACTAATTAGCAAGTCCTTAAACGCGATCGAGAAGTTTGATAAACTGCCAAAAGCAGATCAAACTTCGCAAGCAATTATTGATACTTATCGCGAAGGATTAATTCATAACGTACTGCTAATCATAGCAACTACAATTGTTGCGGGTTTTCTAACTTTTTTAATGCGCCAGACTTTAATCGTAATGTCGCGTCATATCGAGTTTGATTTAAAAAATGAGGTTTTCAAACAATACGAGAATCTTTCGCAAAACTTCTACAAGCAAAACCGAACAGGAGATTTAATGAATCGTATCAGCGAAGATGTTTCTAAAGTTCGTATGTATGTTGGTCCGGCGGTTATGTACACGATAAACACCTTTATCCGTTTTGCCATCGTTATTATATATATGTATAATGTTTCGCCATTGCTGACTTTATACACTATTCTGCCGTTGCCAATTCTTTCGTATTGCATTTTTAAACTGAGTTCAGAAATCAACAAACGAAGCACTACTTTTCAGCAATACCTGTCAAAAGTTTCGAGTTTTTCACAAGAAATATTCTCAGGAATTCGTGTTATAAAAGCGTATTCTTTAGAAAATCAACATCAGAATAATATGGTGGCTCTTGCCGATGAAAGCAAAAAGAAGAGCTTAGATTTAGCCAAAGTTCAATCGTTATTTGGGCCTTTGATGATCGCCTTAATCGGAATCAGTAATCTTGTGGTAATTTATTTTGGAGGTGTAATGTACATCAACGGAACGATTGCAAATATTGGTACAATTGCTGAGTTTATTTTATATGTAAATATGCTAACCTGGCCTGTAGCTTCGTTAGGATGGGTTTCGTCAATGGTTCAGGAAGCAGAAGCTTCTCAAAAACGTTTGAATGAATTTTTGAAAATTGAACCGGAAATCACAAACAATAACGAAAATCACTCTGATATTCAAGGTTCTATTGCGTTCGAAAATGTGAGTTATACTTATGAAGATACTAATATTGAAGCGCTGAAAAATGTCACTTTTACAGTAAAAAAAGGAGAAACATTGGCAATTCTGGGCAAAACAGGTTCTGGAAAGTCTACAATATTATCATTGATTTCCCGTTTATATGATGTTACGGAAGGAAGAATCATAATTGACCAAAACGAAATAAGTACTTTAAATTTAAATGATTTAAGAAACAACATTGGAATTGTGCCTCAGGATGCTTTTTTATTCTCGGATACGATTAAAAATAATATCAAATTTGGCAATCAAAACGCCACTAACGAAGAAGTTGAAGAAGCAGCCAAAAGCGCTGTGGTTCACGATAATATCATTGCTTTTAACAAACAATATGACACTATTTTAGGAGAAAGAGGAATCACACTTTCGGGCGGACAAAAGCAACGTGTATCTATTGCGCGTGCGATTATTAAAAACCCGGCTATTTTACTTTTCGACGATTGTTTGTCTGCGGTAGATACTGAAACCGAAGAAACGATTTTAAGCAATTTGTTCGGAATTTGTAAAGATAAAACTACAATAATAGTCAGTCATCGAGTTTCATCGGCTAAGAATGCCGACAAAATAATCATTTTAGAAGACGGAAGAATCATACAACAAGGCTCTCATAATCAATTAATAAATCAGGAAGGCTATTATTCATCGTTATATTTAAAACAACTTTCGGAAAAAGAATTACTTTAA
- the pepT gene encoding peptidase T, whose protein sequence is MQHIIDRFISYVTIDTESDPNSQTTPSTEKQWNLANKLVEELKTIGLSDVTIDDKAYIMATLPSNVDHEVPTIGFVSHFDTSPDFSGANVKPQIVENYDGKDIVLNAEKNIVLSPNYFKDLLQYKGQTIITTDGTTLLGADDKAGITEIVSAMEYLIQHPEIKHGKIRIGFTPDEEIGRGAHHFDVEKFGAQWAYTMDGSQIGELEYENFNAAGAKITIKGKSVHPGYAKGKMINSMLIANDFINELPKGETPQETKGYEGFFHVHHLTGSIEETVLELIIRDHNKIKFEKRKDLIGKIAKKINKKFAKQFGEDIVTAVVKDQYYNMKEKVLPVKHIVDIAEKAMRELDIKPIIKPIRGGTDGSQLSFMGLPCPNIFAGGHNFHGKYEYVPAESIQKATDVIVKIAELTAIPGIFDAPEKPKRKR, encoded by the coding sequence ATGCAACATATTATAGATCGTTTCATCAGTTATGTAACAATTGATACCGAATCAGACCCAAATTCACAAACTACACCGAGTACAGAAAAACAATGGAATCTAGCCAATAAATTAGTCGAAGAACTAAAAACAATTGGTCTTTCTGATGTTACTATAGACGACAAAGCTTATATCATGGCGACTTTGCCAAGTAATGTAGATCATGAAGTGCCAACAATTGGTTTTGTTTCTCATTTTGATACTTCACCTGATTTTAGCGGAGCAAATGTAAAACCTCAAATAGTAGAGAATTACGACGGAAAAGACATTGTTTTAAACGCAGAAAAAAATATCGTTTTATCTCCAAATTACTTCAAAGATTTATTACAATATAAAGGACAAACAATCATCACAACTGACGGAACAACTTTGTTAGGCGCTGATGATAAAGCAGGAATTACAGAAATTGTTTCGGCAATGGAATATCTAATTCAGCATCCTGAAATTAAACACGGAAAAATCAGAATTGGTTTTACGCCTGACGAAGAAATTGGTCGTGGAGCGCATCATTTTGACGTAGAAAAATTTGGCGCACAATGGGCTTACACCATGGACGGAAGTCAGATTGGAGAATTAGAATATGAAAATTTTAATGCGGCTGGAGCCAAAATCACAATCAAAGGAAAAAGTGTTCATCCTGGTTATGCCAAAGGAAAAATGATCAATTCAATGTTGATTGCAAATGATTTCATCAACGAATTACCAAAAGGAGAAACACCACAGGAAACTAAAGGTTACGAAGGTTTTTTCCACGTTCATCACTTAACAGGAAGTATTGAAGAAACAGTCTTAGAATTGATTATTCGTGATCACAACAAAATCAAATTCGAAAAAAGAAAAGATCTAATTGGTAAAATTGCCAAGAAAATCAATAAAAAATTTGCTAAACAATTTGGTGAAGATATTGTAACTGCTGTTGTAAAAGATCAGTATTATAATATGAAGGAAAAAGTACTTCCGGTAAAACATATTGTTGATATCGCCGAAAAAGCAATGAGAGAATTGGACATTAAACCAATCATAAAACCTATTCGTGGCGGAACTGATGGATCTCAATTATCCTTTATGGGATTACCTTGTCCGAATATCTTTGCTGGTGGTCACAACTTTCACGGAAAATACGAATATGTTCCCGCAGAAAGTATTCAAAAAGCAACCGATGTTATTGTAAAAATTGCCGAATTAACAGCAATTCCAGGCATTTTTGACGCACCTGAAAAACCTAAAAGAAAAAGATAA
- a CDS encoding alpha/beta hydrolase, which translates to MKKTILLLVLFFIGIASFSQNLEYETKSNIQYYNAPTNKSDSYINERCVLDIYYPKNTKNFATIVWFHGGGLTGGSKEIPEALKNKGFAIIGVNYRLAPKVKAAKAIEDAAAAVSWAFNNIASYGGDTSLIFVSGHSAGGYLGLMIGLDKKWLQKEGIDANKIAGLIPFSGQCITHFQIRKENGIPDTTPTVDAFAPLFYVRADAPPLLLITGDRELEMLGRYEENAYMARMMKLVGHKQTKLYELDGYGHGMTEPGFPLLVNEVNRIIKEHKK; encoded by the coding sequence ATGAAAAAAACAATCCTCTTACTTGTTTTATTCTTTATTGGGATTGCTTCATTTTCTCAAAACTTAGAATACGAAACAAAATCAAATATTCAATATTATAACGCACCAACCAATAAGTCTGATAGTTATATAAATGAACGTTGTGTTCTTGATATTTATTATCCAAAAAACACCAAAAACTTTGCTACAATCGTTTGGTTTCATGGCGGTGGATTAACCGGTGGAAGCAAAGAAATTCCTGAAGCTTTAAAAAATAAAGGTTTTGCGATTATTGGTGTGAATTATAGACTAGCGCCAAAAGTAAAAGCCGCAAAAGCTATTGAAGATGCCGCTGCTGCCGTTTCTTGGGCATTTAACAATATCGCGTCTTATGGCGGAGATACTTCTTTAATTTTCGTGTCAGGACATTCTGCTGGAGGATATCTGGGCTTGATGATTGGTCTTGATAAAAAATGGCTTCAAAAAGAAGGAATCGATGCGAATAAAATCGCTGGATTAATTCCGTTTAGCGGACAATGTATTACGCATTTTCAAATTAGAAAAGAAAACGGAATTCCTGATACTACACCAACTGTTGATGCTTTTGCTCCTTTGTTTTATGTTCGCGCTGATGCTCCGCCACTTTTATTAATTACAGGAGATCGTGAACTGGAAATGTTGGGTCGATACGAAGAAAACGCCTATATGGCGCGCATGATGAAATTAGTTGGACATAAACAAACTAAACTCTATGAACTGGACGGTTATGGACACGGAATGACTGAACCTGGTTTTCCGTTGCTTGTAAACGAAGTAAACCGAATTATAAAGGAACACAAAAAATAA
- a CDS encoding formylglycine-generating enzyme family protein — protein MKNKTYWILAILTISIISIAYGYTKLIVPKEKLTAMDCAETPNASETSLFKPTIENKNKPTGKAPKGMVWIPGGEYSMGSNVEDESLCSIKGVTKDAAPIHRVYVDGFYMDQTEVTNEQFEAFVKATGYVTLAEIKPTHEEYPDAPLENLVAGSAVFTPTQAKVNLGNYMQWWSYVQGADWRHPEGAGSSIKGREKYPVVQVSYDDAAAYAKWAGKRLPTEAEWEFAARGGKSGQLYAWGNTLKPKGKFQANIYQGNFPIEKGDTGEDGYIGIAPTAQFEPNPYGLYDIGGNVWEWTNDWYTADYYSVLSENGQVAKNPQGPESSYDPGEPNLPKKVQRGGSFLCTDQYCTRYMVGTRGKGDYKSPANHIGFRCVQ, from the coding sequence ATGAAAAATAAAACCTATTGGATTTTAGCCATACTTACAATTTCTATAATTTCAATAGCTTATGGTTATACCAAGCTTATTGTTCCAAAAGAAAAATTGACAGCAATGGATTGTGCCGAAACTCCAAATGCTTCAGAAACTTCTTTGTTTAAACCAACCATAGAAAACAAAAACAAACCAACTGGCAAAGCGCCAAAAGGAATGGTTTGGATTCCTGGCGGAGAATATTCTATGGGAAGCAATGTCGAAGATGAAAGTTTATGCAGTATAAAAGGTGTTACCAAAGATGCCGCACCAATTCATAGAGTTTATGTAGATGGTTTTTATATGGATCAAACAGAAGTGACAAACGAACAATTTGAAGCTTTTGTAAAAGCTACAGGTTATGTAACATTGGCGGAAATAAAACCAACACACGAAGAATATCCTGATGCTCCATTAGAAAATTTAGTCGCAGGATCAGCCGTTTTTACTCCTACTCAAGCAAAAGTAAATCTGGGCAATTATATGCAATGGTGGTCTTATGTTCAAGGAGCTGACTGGAGACATCCGGAAGGAGCAGGAAGTTCTATAAAAGGAAGAGAAAAATATCCCGTAGTTCAGGTTTCATACGACGATGCAGCCGCTTACGCGAAATGGGCAGGCAAAAGATTACCAACAGAAGCAGAATGGGAATTTGCTGCTCGAGGCGGAAAATCAGGGCAATTGTATGCTTGGGGAAATACTTTAAAACCTAAAGGAAAATTTCAGGCGAATATCTATCAAGGAAACTTTCCTATTGAAAAAGGAGATACCGGCGAAGATGGCTATATTGGCATCGCTCCTACCGCTCAATTTGAACCAAATCCTTATGGACTTTATGATATTGGAGGAAATGTTTGGGAATGGACAAACGATTGGTATACTGCCGATTATTATTCTGTTCTAAGCGAAAACGGACAAGTTGCCAAAAATCCGCAAGGTCCTGAATCTTCTTATGATCCGGGAGAACCAAACTTACCGAAAAAAGTACAACGCGGAGGATCATTTTTATGTACAGATCAATATTGTACACGTTATATGGTAGGAACAAGAGGAAAAGGAGATTATAAATCACCTGCAAATCATATTGGTTTCAGATGTGTTCAGTAA
- a CDS encoding DUF6515 family protein: MKSIKKTLRKLALMCLMGSFFLISIDSIAQRHGGGGGGHRGGGGGKARPAVSRPANQARPAVNRPSSGSGVKRPSTANRPGANGSGTNKINRPSTNSKIGDKSINNNRNSNNTVNRNRTGNRNNNISGNTVNRNRNNVNINVNNSVHVRNNRNTIVRPGVRPYARPPYRYGGYRYNCYHPYYPRPYHPFYWGPVWHPWGFFVATLAVTAIVVSVESTQYHYDQGVWYAPSSGGYTAVPAPVGGTVNNIPSGAETVNTGTVNNYYYGGTYYEKDGSSYKVVAPTAGTLVDNLPEGGEEVTIGDAKYVKFGETYYQPVQVDGKDKYEVVEVQEDK; this comes from the coding sequence ATGAAAAGTATAAAAAAGACTCTTAGAAAATTAGCACTAATGTGCTTAATGGGATCATTTTTTTTGATTTCAATTGATAGTATTGCCCAACGTCATGGTGGCGGTGGCGGAGGACACAGAGGCGGCGGCGGAGGTAAGGCAAGACCAGCTGTAAGCAGACCGGCAAATCAAGCAAGACCTGCAGTAAACAGACCTTCATCTGGTTCAGGAGTAAAAAGACCATCGACAGCCAACAGACCTGGAGCTAATGGTTCCGGAACTAATAAAATTAACAGACCTTCTACAAATTCAAAAATTGGAGATAAATCAATCAATAATAACAGAAACTCAAATAACACTGTAAACAGAAACAGAACCGGCAATAGAAACAACAATATTAGCGGTAATACTGTTAACAGAAATAGAAACAATGTAAACATCAATGTAAACAATAGTGTCCATGTTCGCAACAACCGTAACACAATAGTAAGACCGGGCGTGCGACCATATGCTCGTCCTCCTTATCGTTATGGCGGTTATAGATACAATTGTTATCATCCTTATTATCCACGTCCTTATCATCCATTTTATTGGGGACCAGTTTGGCATCCGTGGGGATTTTTTGTAGCAACATTAGCAGTAACAGCAATTGTAGTAAGCGTAGAAAGCACTCAATATCATTATGATCAGGGAGTTTGGTACGCACCATCAAGTGGAGGTTATACAGCAGTACCGGCACCAGTTGGAGGAACCGTAAACAATATTCCAAGCGGAGCCGAAACAGTCAATACCGGAACCGTCAATAATTATTATTACGGAGGAACCTATTATGAAAAAGATGGCAGTTCGTACAAAGTTGTAGCGCCAACCGCTGGAACTCTTGTAGATAACTTACCAGAAGGCGGTGAAGAAGTTACGATAGGAGACGCTAAATATGTAAAATTTGGAGAAACTTACTACCAACCTGTTCAAGTAGACGGTAAAGACAAATACGAAGTTGTTGAAGTTCAAGAAGATAAATAA
- the yajC gene encoding preprotein translocase subunit YajC, which translates to MQDLMKFAPYLLMFVVLYFFMIRPQQKRAKNEKEFESSLKVGDKIITKSGFHGKVVELAETSAIIETMSGKLKIERSAISMEMSAALNKKA; encoded by the coding sequence ATGCAAGATTTAATGAAATTTGCGCCTTATTTACTAATGTTTGTCGTGTTGTATTTCTTTATGATCAGACCACAACAAAAAAGAGCAAAAAACGAAAAAGAATTTGAAAGCAGCCTAAAAGTAGGTGATAAGATAATTACAAAAAGTGGTTTTCACGGTAAAGTAGTAGAGCTTGCAGAAACAAGTGCAATTATCGAAACTATGTCTGGAAAATTAAAAATCGAGCGTTCTGCTATTTCTATGGAAATGAGCGCTGCTTTGAATAAAAAAGCGTAA
- a CDS encoding YdeI/OmpD-associated family protein — MEEANSDKKHIWDKVNNWEEELLFLKSIIDKTELVETIKWGGPIYVYNKRNVIGIGGFKNYFAIWFLNGVFLKDEKKRLINAQEDKTKSMRQWRFTSKEEVNEKEVLEYILEAIENEKQGKVIKPSKKEAIISELLQKEMDQNPALAEAFQKFSPYKQYEFLEYIETAKQEKTKLSRIEKVIPMILNNLGLNDKYR, encoded by the coding sequence TTGGAAGAAGCTAATTCTGATAAAAAACACATTTGGGACAAAGTCAATAACTGGGAAGAAGAACTTCTTTTCCTGAAATCAATTATTGACAAAACCGAACTCGTTGAAACCATAAAATGGGGCGGTCCAATTTATGTTTACAACAAAAGAAATGTTATTGGAATTGGCGGTTTTAAAAATTATTTTGCAATCTGGTTTCTGAACGGCGTTTTTCTAAAAGACGAAAAAAAGAGACTAATCAATGCTCAGGAAGACAAAACAAAATCCATGCGACAATGGCGTTTTACATCGAAAGAAGAAGTAAACGAAAAAGAAGTTTTAGAATACATCCTTGAAGCGATTGAAAACGAAAAGCAAGGAAAGGTTATAAAACCTTCTAAAAAAGAAGCTATAATCTCTGAACTTCTCCAAAAAGAAATGGATCAAAATCCAGCTTTAGCAGAAGCTTTTCAAAAATTCAGTCCATATAAACAATATGAGTTTCTGGAATATATTGAAACCGCCAAACAAGAGAAAACGAAGTTATCAAGAATCGAGAAAGTGATTCCGATGATTTTAAATAACTTGGGATTGAATGATAAATACAGGTAG
- a CDS encoding amino acid dehydrogenase, whose amino-acid sequence MDATFATGKELQKMDPVFGQLSFDDHEQIVFCNDKDTGLKAIIGIHNSVMGPALGGTRMWNYNTEWEALNDVLRLSRGMTYKSAITGLNIGGGKAVIIGDAKTQKTPELMRKFGEFVHSLGGRYITAEDVGMETKDMDTVRDVTPYVTGISEERGGSGNPSPVTAYGVYLGMKAAAKSQFGTDVLDGKKVLVQGIGHVGEALVEYLTKEGAIVTITDINEEKLYQVAQKYNATIYTGEDLYTADVDIYAPCAMGAIINDNTVDKIKAKVIAGAANNQLADENVHGARLQERGILYAPDFLINAGGIINVYAELEHYGKAEIMSKTENIYNTTLEIIDYAVKNGMTTHKAALTIAQNRIDLRKIENAAKK is encoded by the coding sequence ATGGATGCAACTTTCGCAACTGGAAAGGAACTTCAAAAAATGGATCCGGTTTTTGGTCAATTATCTTTTGACGATCACGAACAAATTGTTTTTTGCAATGACAAAGATACAGGTTTAAAAGCAATTATTGGTATTCATAATTCAGTTATGGGGCCAGCTTTGGGAGGTACTAGAATGTGGAATTATAATACTGAATGGGAAGCGTTAAACGATGTTTTGCGTCTTTCAAGAGGTATGACATATAAATCTGCGATTACCGGACTTAATATTGGTGGTGGTAAAGCAGTAATTATTGGTGACGCTAAAACGCAAAAAACTCCTGAGTTAATGCGTAAGTTTGGTGAGTTTGTTCACTCTCTTGGTGGAAGATATATCACTGCAGAAGATGTTGGAATGGAAACTAAAGACATGGACACTGTTAGAGATGTAACGCCTTATGTTACAGGAATCTCTGAAGAAAGAGGTGGCTCTGGAAATCCTTCTCCTGTAACGGCTTATGGTGTTTATTTAGGAATGAAAGCTGCTGCTAAAAGTCAGTTTGGTACTGATGTTTTAGACGGTAAAAAAGTTTTGGTTCAGGGAATTGGTCACGTTGGTGAAGCTTTGGTTGAGTATTTGACTAAAGAAGGAGCGATCGTTACAATTACAGATATTAACGAAGAAAAATTATATCAGGTAGCTCAAAAATACAACGCTACAATTTATACTGGTGAAGATTTATATACTGCAGATGTTGATATTTATGCGCCATGTGCAATGGGAGCAATTATCAATGATAATACTGTAGATAAAATTAAAGCTAAAGTAATTGCCGGAGCTGCGAATAATCAATTGGCTGACGAGAATGTTCACGGAGCGAGATTACAAGAAAGAGGTATTTTATATGCGCCGGATTTCTTGATCAACGCTGGTGGAATCATCAATGTTTATGCTGAATTAGAGCACTACGGTAAAGCTGAAATCATGTCTAAAACAGAAAATATCTATAATACTACTTTAGAAATTATCGATTATGCTGTAAAAAACGGAATGACAACGCATAAAGCTGCTTTAACAATTGCTCAAAATCGTATCGATTTGAGAAAAATTGAAAACGCTGCTAAAAAGTAA
- a CDS encoding PUR family DNA/RNA-binding protein, with the protein MRENDMLEKEEIFSKVLRAGRRTYFFDVRATKADDYYITITESKKFTEEDGSFHFKKHKIYLYKEDFSAFAEILEEMTSYVLNHKGEEVISERHQKDFKKEYGSDKPETQRTSFTDIDFDDI; encoded by the coding sequence ATGAGAGAAAATGACATGTTAGAAAAAGAAGAGATTTTTTCTAAAGTATTACGAGCAGGAAGAAGAACTTATTTCTTTGATGTGAGAGCTACTAAAGCTGACGATTATTATATCACGATTACCGAAAGTAAAAAATTTACTGAAGAAGATGGTTCTTTTCATTTTAAAAAACACAAAATTTACTTGTACAAAGAAGATTTTAGTGCTTTTGCCGAAATACTAGAAGAAATGACTTCATATGTCTTGAACCACAAAGGCGAAGAAGTAATTTCTGAAAGACACCAAAAAGATTTCAAAAAAGAATACGGTTCTGATAAGCCGGAAACGCAAAGAACTAGTTTTACTGATATTGATTTTGACGATATTTAG
- a CDS encoding porin, translating into MHSQIKRNLPVLLLFLSIISANAQLEKDTTKLINVSYGSKGIELRTRDNKFLFQLQSRFQFRFSTPNDQDPVTYDDYSKDKETTFKINRARLKVGGHAFEPWLKYYWEYELSQSNLLDFRLMIEKWEWLSFKVGQWKVEYTRERFISSGEQQTVDRSLINRPFTADRQMGVEIYGHLKGKGIADFNYWVAALTGTGRGNTSNDDNNLMYFGRTQWNFLGRFLDFEGSDIEFHEKPTPIIAFSALTNRSPYTRFSQAGGGSLEGYENGLPGQYRVNQWNFESAFMYRGFSWQSEWHNKQIIDKLNNNDTTTLKGYYVQAGYFFHNAFHWWPEHLEMAARHAGYRPNNDFRQNLQDETTITFNWFFKGHKNKLTSEVSYFSFQDKTLPLEAGWRFRVQWDISL; encoded by the coding sequence ATGCACAGCCAAATCAAAAGAAACCTACCTGTATTGTTATTGTTTTTAAGTATTATTTCGGCAAATGCGCAACTGGAAAAAGACACCACAAAATTAATCAATGTTAGTTATGGCAGTAAAGGAATTGAACTTCGAACTAGAGATAATAAATTTCTTTTTCAACTACAAAGCCGATTTCAGTTTCGATTTTCTACTCCAAATGATCAGGATCCTGTAACATATGATGATTACAGCAAGGACAAAGAAACCACTTTCAAAATTAATCGCGCCAGATTAAAAGTAGGCGGTCACGCATTCGAACCTTGGCTAAAGTATTATTGGGAATATGAACTTAGTCAATCTAATTTGCTTGATTTTAGACTTATGATTGAAAAATGGGAATGGTTAAGTTTTAAAGTCGGTCAATGGAAAGTCGAATATACGCGCGAACGTTTTATCAGCAGCGGCGAACAACAAACCGTAGATCGCTCCCTGATAAATCGTCCGTTTACAGCAGACAGACAAATGGGTGTTGAAATATACGGTCATCTTAAAGGAAAAGGAATTGCAGATTTTAATTATTGGGTCGCAGCTTTAACCGGAACCGGAAGAGGTAATACATCTAATGATGATAATAATCTGATGTATTTTGGAAGAACACAATGGAACTTTTTAGGAAGATTTCTTGATTTTGAAGGAAGTGATATCGAGTTTCATGAAAAACCAACTCCTATTATTGCTTTTTCGGCATTAACAAACAGAAGCCCTTATACCCGATTTTCGCAAGCAGGCGGAGGATCTTTAGAAGGTTATGAAAATGGATTGCCGGGACAATATCGCGTAAATCAATGGAATTTTGAAAGTGCTTTTATGTATCGTGGTTTTTCGTGGCAAAGCGAATGGCACAACAAACAAATCATCGATAAACTGAATAATAATGATACAACTACTTTAAAAGGATATTATGTTCAGGCTGGTTATTTTTTTCATAATGCATTTCATTGGTGGCCGGAACACTTAGAAATGGCCGCGAGACATGCCGGATATCGCCCAAACAATGATTTTAGGCAAAACTTGCAAGACGAAACAACAATAACCTTCAATTGGTTTTTTAAAGGACATAAAAACAAATTAACTTCTGAAGTTAGTTATTTTAGTTTTCAAGACAAAACATTGCCATTAGAAGCAGGATGGCGATTTAGAGTACAATGGGATATTTCTCTCTAA
- the nusB gene encoding transcription antitermination factor NusB, producing MQSIYAMHQSGSDNMEKEEKFLFYSIDNIQDLYLIMLSSLIEICKKESVFLHLSSKKHLATAAERNPNEKFVKNKIFQLLAESNSLSIALENRKINNWSLNDDYIILLLNDIKASDLYAKYMSTTTNTFEEDRQFVIDLFADVIVPNEKLYEYLEDDKLTWVDDIPVVNTHIIKQLKAIKTEDPDDFRVPKLYKDVEDKDFAKDLFRRTVLNESILAKEYDDKTPNWDSERIAEIDTIILKMAICEFLKFPSIPVKVTLNEYLEIAKEYSTPKSSIFINGILDNLVKELTANKKMIKVGRGLM from the coding sequence ATGCAATCCATTTATGCAATGCATCAAAGCGGTTCTGATAATATGGAAAAAGAAGAGAAATTTCTTTTTTACAGCATAGACAATATTCAGGACTTATATCTTATAATGCTTTCTTCATTAATTGAAATCTGCAAAAAAGAATCTGTTTTTTTACATCTTTCAAGCAAAAAACATCTTGCAACTGCTGCAGAACGTAATCCAAACGAAAAATTCGTTAAAAACAAAATTTTTCAACTTCTTGCCGAAAGCAATTCTCTTAGCATCGCTCTAGAAAATCGTAAAATCAACAACTGGTCATTAAATGACGATTATATCATTTTACTTTTAAATGATATTAAAGCAAGCGATTTGTATGCGAAATACATGAGTACAACTACAAATACTTTTGAAGAAGACAGACAATTTGTAATTGATTTGTTTGCTGATGTAATTGTTCCTAACGAAAAATTATACGAGTATTTAGAAGATGATAAATTGACTTGGGTTGATGATATTCCTGTTGTAAACACACATATCATCAAACAATTGAAAGCAATCAAAACAGAAGATCCTGACGATTTTAGAGTGCCAAAATTGTATAAAGATGTTGAAGATAAGGATTTTGCTAAAGACTTGTTCAGAAGAACAGTTTTGAACGAATCTATTTTGGCAAAAGAATACGATGATAAAACACCAAACTGGGACAGTGAAAGAATTGCTGAAATTGATACTATTATCTTGAAAATGGCAATTTGTGAGTTCTTGAAATTCCCTTCGATTCCAGTGAAAGTAACTCTTAACGAATATTTAGAAATTGCTAAAGAGTATTCTACACCAAAAAGTAGTATTTTTATCAACGGAATTTTAGATAATCTTGTTAAAGAGCTTACCGCTAATAAAAAGATGATTAAAGTTGGACGCGGATTAATGTAA